CAGCGAGAAGGTGATCGAGCAGCGCGACCCGCGCGGCAAGCTCTACTACTGGATCGGCGCCGGCCCCCCCGCTTGGGAGGCGGGCGACGACACGGACTTCGCGGCTGTGCATGCCGGTTACGTGTCGGTGACACCGCTCCACCTCGACCTCACGAGCTATGACGGGCTGCGCGCCCTCAAGACGTGGGAGACGGACTTTGGCCGCGGTGGGGCCGGGCCCCGCCGGCGGGGCCGCCGTGGCTGACGATGCTCGGCAAAGTGCTGGGGACCGGGAACGGCTGGCAGGAGGCCCGGGCGGCCCGCGAGCGGGAGCGCATGGTCGAGGAGCAGCTCGTGCGCCGGGGGATCAGCGACGCCCGGGGACTGGAGGCGATGCGGAAAGTCCCGCGTCACCGCTTCGTGGAAGAGGCGCTGCGTGATCGGGCGTACGGGGACCATCCGTTGCCGATCGGCGAGGGTCAGACGATCTCGCAGCCGTACATGGTCGCCGCGATGACGCAGCTGCTGCGCCTGACCGGAAGCGAGAAGGTGCTGGAGATCGGCACCGGCTCCGGCTACCAGACGGCCATCCTGGCCGAGCTCACGCGCCGCGTGTGCTCGATCGAGCGGCTGCCCGGCCTGGCGACTCGAGCCCGGCGCATCCTCGAGGAGCTCGGGTACACTAATGCCGTCGTGAAGACGGCCGACGGGACCTACGGGTGGCCGGACGAAGCGCCCTTCGACCGCATCCTGGTGGCGGCGGGCGCTCCCGCGGTCCCGATGCCGCTCTTCCAGCAGCTTGCCGAGGGCGGGCGGCTGGTCGTGCCCATCGGCGACCCGCAGGCGCAGACGCTGCACGTGGTCGAGAAGGTGGAGGGCCAGATGCGCACCTCTACCGACTGCGGGTGCGTGTTCGTCAAGCTGGTCGGCAAGTACGGGTGGGAGGACTGACCGTCCGGTCGAACGGCCGAGTGTGCGTGGCAACGGGCTCGGCGACAGGCTAGCCGCCGGACTCAGGCGAGAATCGGGGCGTAGCGCAGCTTGGTAGCGCGCCTGCTTCGGGAGCAGGAGGTCGCTGGTTCAAATCCAGTCGCCCCGACCACTCTCCTCCCAGGCTGATCATCAGTGGTCCGATTCAGGAAGAAGCGCGGCGCGTCCGTGGCCCGCCCATCGACGCCTCGAGCGCGGCCATGATGCCGTCGGCGGTGGAGATCGTCGTCGAGGGGCGGGTCCAGGGGGTCGGATACCGCGCGTTCGCGCAGCGTCGGGCGCAGGACCGAGGGCTGACGGGATATGCCCTGAACCTGCACGACGGACGGGTGAAGATCCGGGTCGAGGGGGATCGCGGGGACATCCAGGCCTTCGTGCGGGACCTGGAGACCGGGCCTCCGCTGGCGCGGGTGGAGCGCGTGTCGGTCACGGCGTTGCCGTACAGCGGCCAGTATCGGAACTTCAGCGTCCGCTTCTCGGAGGCACGGTGACCCAGCCGATCCTCCCCGCCGGCCGCTGGCCGGGGAGTGCGCGGCGATGAGCCGCGAGCGGCGAGAGGTCCCCCCGGCCGACGAGCCCGAGCGGCCTCCCGACGACGCCCCCGAGCCCGATGAGGCGCCGGCAGACGCCGAGGCGGCGCCGGACGACCTGGCCCTGGCCGACCTCGAGCCCCAGGACGAGGGGGCCGTTGC
The sequence above is a segment of the Candidatus Methylomirabilota bacterium genome. Coding sequences within it:
- a CDS encoding protein-L-isoaspartate(D-aspartate) O-methyltransferase, which produces MLGKVLGTGNGWQEARAARERERMVEEQLVRRGISDARGLEAMRKVPRHRFVEEALRDRAYGDHPLPIGEGQTISQPYMVAAMTQLLRLTGSEKVLEIGTGSGYQTAILAELTRRVCSIERLPGLATRARRILEELGYTNAVVKTADGTYGWPDEAPFDRILVAAGAPAVPMPLFQQLAEGGRLVVPIGDPQAQTLHVVEKVEGQMRTSTDCGCVFVKLVGKYGWED
- a CDS encoding acylphosphatase, whose amino-acid sequence is MMPSAVEIVVEGRVQGVGYRAFAQRRAQDRGLTGYALNLHDGRVKIRVEGDRGDIQAFVRDLETGPPLARVERVSVTALPYSGQYRNFSVRFSEAR